Proteins from a genomic interval of Gadus morhua chromosome 21, gadMor3.0, whole genome shotgun sequence:
- the vrtn gene encoding vertnin — protein sequence MIQRKEVVLSVLGELQEATESSGLDALTRVAIEVEQVLAQFQLPSKPCQDFPEWTGIDEMAHSLFPADAPSGLLPLNCKGEGNLLFDAASMLLVGSTRLSLELQVRTVLEMLLWKRYYLCGMIDSKIMLQAARFSLCAEESEDMLNLPVAVLEAIFDADVKASCFAGSYANMWHVYALSSVLHSNIYSIYPMFNPKIRPYFNRLIRPRTCHNNLKPDTLHIMWSGMLQSGTVFKPNNFVALVKTSDLKFGPYGFSARQNHGQLNQDSPVSYTNLKDKNDIGKRTLHRWTKQTEENCQKSTARYKAKHFLQASYLEGKLSPLQQFKEIFPEISRSTYYNWKHELVMGSGGTYSATSSAGEVSPESTEQETWSSPEPKQEEPDHHESVATMFGLNLGKLDGERAQNVAHMQEAKRCLQNCIAMNTSLPFRFFKRNFPGISRSTYYNWRREAILFHRGYKTGVGSSEEGSDADKSQSPKSFLPHPAHADPNHLAVPRVKISRRNHKVFTFAYTSKKQLRDAAKIHVQKSKWSLAKFKLKYPSMSPCFFWRWRNSQGSNKKNKKASPTVMPVPEGLGSIPAEMEDEMLQRRLHYQNMPSTDPSPNALEALEDGTRTSLDVPFPRYPLPNPLPSQTQITDQMFVMDVVALANFKAKAKLFLQQRFEEKAFPTFKEFRSYFPFTPRSTYYMWKRALHHGVSLVHG from the exons ATGATTCAAAGGAAGGAGGTGGTGCTGTCGGTCCTGGGCGAGCTCCAGGAAGCTACGGAGAGCTCTGGCCTGGACGCCCTGACAAGGGTGGCAATTGAAGTGGAGCAGGTCCTTGCACAGTTCCAGCTCCCGAGCAAGCCCTGTCAGGATTTCCCGGAGTGGACAGGCATCGATGAAATGGCCCATAGCCTGTTCCCAGCGGACGCGCCCTCTGGTCTCCTTCCCCTGAACTGTAAAGGAGAAGGCAACCTCCTGTTTGATGCAGCCAGTATGCTGTTGGTTGGAAGCACCCGCCTAAGTTTGGAGCTACAG GTTAGGACCGTGCTGGAGATGCTGCTGTGGAAGAGGTACTACCTGTGTGGGATGATCGACTCCAAGATCATGCTCCAAGCAGCCCGCTTCAGCCTATGTGCAGAGGAATCGGAGGATATGCTCAACCTGCCTGTAGCTGTCCTAGAAGCCATCTTTGACGCAGATGTCAAGGCGTCCTGCTTTGCGGGTTCATATGCCAACATGTGGCATGTCTACGCCTTGTCTTCGGTGCTCCACTCCAACATCTACTCCATCTATCCCATGTTCAACCCAAAGATCCGCCCATATTTCAACAGACTCATACGTCCCAGGACCTGCCACAACAATCTGAAGCCGGATACCCTCCACATAATGTGGTCTGGCATGCTACAGTCCGGCACAGTCTTCAAACCCAACAATTTTGTGGCGTTGGTCAAAACGAGTGACCTTAAGTTTGGGCCGTACGGGTTCTCCGCACGACAGAACCATGGGCAACTGAACCAGGATTCTCCAGTGTCCTACACCAACCTAAAGGACAAGAATGACATCGGCAAGAGGACCCTCCATCGCTGGACGAAGCAGACCGAAGAGAATTGTCAAAAGTCGACAGCCAGGTACAAGGCCAAACACTTCCTGCAGGCCTCCTATCTGGAGGGAAAGCTCAGCCCTCTTCAACAGTTCAAAGAGATCTTCCCAGAGATCTCAAGGTCCACCTATTACAACTGGAAGCACGAACTAGTGATGGGCTCCGGGGGTACCTACTCTGCAACATCCTCCGCCGGTGAGGTTAGCCCCGAGAGCACGGAGCAGGAAACCTGGTCCTCGCCGGAGCCAAAGCAAGAAGAGCCAGACCACCATGAGAGTGTGGCCACCATGTTTGGTCTGAACCTCGGGAAGCTGGACGGAGAGCGGGCCCAAAACGTGGCCCATATGCAGGAGGCCAAACGCTGTCTGCAAAACTGCATTGCCATGAACACTTCCCTCCCGTTCCGGTTCTTCAAAAGAAATTTCCCTGGGATATCACGATCCACCTACTACAACTGGAGGAGAGAAGCCATACTGTTCCATCGGGGCTACAAGACCGGTGTCGGTAGCAGTGAGGAGGGCTCTGATGCTGACAAAAGCCAGAGTCCAAAAAGCTTCCTGCCCCATCCTGCCCATGCCGACCCCAACCACCTCGCGGTCCCAAGAGTGAAAATCAGTCGAAGAAATCACAAAGTATTCACGTTTGCATACACGAGCAAGAAACAGCTCAGAGATGCCGCAAAGATCCACGTACAGAAGTCCAAATGGTCCCTAGCTAAGTTCAAGCTTAAGTACCCATCCATGTCTCCATGCTTCTTCTGGCGGTGGCGTAACAGTCAAGGCTCcaacaagaaaaataagaagGCCAGCCCCACTGTGATGCCCGTACCTGAGGGCCTGGGAAGCATCCCTGCAGAGATGGAGGATGAGATGTTGCAGCGGAGATTACATTACCAAAATATGCCCTCCACTGACCCAAGCCCAAATGCGTTGGAAGCGTTGGAAGATGGCACCCGGACATCCCTTGATGTCCCTTTCCCAAGATACCCTCTACCCAACCCTCTTCCCAGCCAGACGCAAATCACCGACCAAATGTTTGTGATGGATGTCGTGGCCCTGGCAAACTTCAAGGCCAAGGCCAAGCTGTTCCTGCAGCAGCGGTTTGAGGAGAAGGCTTTCCCTACGTTCAAAGAGTTCAGATCGTACTTCCCCTTCACACCGCGCTCTACCTACTACATGTGGAAGAGAGCCCTGCATCACGGCGTGTCACTCGTTCATGGATAA